The window TTAGGGGAATGAGGTATGGTTAAAAGAGTGAAATAAAAGGGGGGAAGGGGTTTTTAATTCTGAAATTCGGGTGGGTCGAGTCGGGTCgacccaattttttttatttttttttgtgtttttcttATACATATTATATTACAAACtcgggttgcctcccaagaagcgcctTAGTTAATGTCATGGCATGACGCAGGTCCTTCGCTTACTCATTCGAAAGATCCACTGAGGTATTGTGTCTGTCCACATCCTCAGCGCAATAATGCTTCACTCTCTGCCCATTGACCAAGAAAGTTTCCTTGGTCTCTGGCTTATGCAACTCCACAGCTCCATACTTTGTCACGCTTACCACTTCAAAAGGACCTGACCAGTTCGACCTCAGCTTGCCAGGGAACAGCTTGAGCCTTAAGTTAAACAATAGGACCAACTGGCCAGGCTCAAAAGACCGCTGCTGGATGTGCCTATCATGCCATCTCTTGGTCTTCTCCTTATACAATTTGGCATTCTCGTAGGCTTGCAGTCGAAATTCATCAAGTCCATGCAACTGCAGCATCCGCTTCTTTCCCGCAAGCTCCATGTCAAGGTTGAGCTTTTTGATTGCCCAATATGCCTTATACTCCAATTAACCGGGCAAGTGATAGGCCTTCCCATAAATCATCCTGTAGGGAGTCATATGGTGCAATCAAATATTCATCAACACTTTAAAGGATGGGGCCAATACAAGCACACAAGAAACATACTCAAAAAATTTGGTATAGGGTTAGTTAGAGGAACATGTAGGACATCTTTGAGTAAAGTTATAAACTCAAATTATTGAACATGGCTTAGCTATTACTAACACACAGACATTACTTTAATTACTATGATCCATGTTTTGTCAAACTTGAGTAAAAACATAAGCCAAGCAGTCCTATGCAGTCTGTCAAATATGTGAGCCTGTTTGTttttttaagaaagaaatcatgAATAACTGGCCTAAGAGATCAGACAAAACATGATCTAGAGGTCAACTGATCCCAAATAGGTAAGACACTACTATTTTTGACCAATAAAAGAAAACTTATAAGTCACATTAATCCTGAGGCAAGTAAACACTTAGACATGATTTACACAAATTATGAGCCCTTAAACCAATTAAACATCTAATATGGTGATCAGAAACCACAAACATTTAGTCTTGGTTAAGAACATAAACATGATTACCTAGTCATTAATCTAGATTAGTGATGATAATGCAATGTATGAACTCTAATTAGGTAAATATGATTAATCTAATAAGTAAACATGATTGACACTGGACAGCCGTAAAACTAAAGCTAAAGAGAAAGCTTTTAATCTAAGATTAAACCAAGCACAACTATAACCTATATATCCAAATAAGAACAGACTAGTTTTAACGTATAGGCATCAAAATACATAAAAACCTAAGTAAACAACACACAAAATAGGAAATTAGACTAACACAGAGCAAACTAAAACAACACACAAAGCAAACTAAAACAACACACAAAGCAGGAAATTAGACTAAACACAGAGCAAACTTGAACAACACACAAAGTAGGAAACTAGACTAATACAGAGCAAACTTAAAAAATGCTGAAAAATAAAACAGAAAGGGGAATTACCTCTTCTTTGTGCAACCTTGGTTGAGATTCGAACTTAAAGACCTTGTTTACTCCTCAAATGCTCAAACCACAGAACCCACAAAAgacttttaaaaaaatttaaactaACTCAAACTCGTAaagttttttaagaaaatttgCCTAGAAAAAACTTAGGTATTTCGAGTGTGAAAACTATCTGATAATTTTCAGCCTTTCCTCTCTTTCAACATAGCTTAGGGTCCTTTATATAGCAAACCCCAAAAAACCCAAAAACCCCAATCACCGATGTGGGATAACTCCCAAAGATGGGATTTCCTCCTCACATCCCATGTTGTAGGGTGGAGATTAAATCAAACATAGGCACCAAAGGTCGGATTTCAACTAACAAAACCCAATCCAAAAAATTCTTCATGAACCAATCATATTGCGGTATTCAAAAACGCAAACAAAACAAGAACAATTAAAGAAAATATAGTGTTGACCGTTAATTCGTAGAAAAGTAAAGATAAAAAAGTAAAACACAGAGATTTATACCGTGTTTGGAGGTGGCGTTAGGTGAGAAGGAGCAAAAACAATTAATGTTTGCTCAATCTAGTTGTACCAAACCCTATAAAAGCCTTACGCGTCTGAAACTTTGCCAAAAAAGGCCATGGTGATGAGGAGAGAGGAAGGGCAAGGGGTGGCGGAGCTAGggttcgcccccccccccccccccctctctcttccGCATTTCGCACAAATGAGACCTTAGGGTCTGTTTgtgttttattgttgttgttgttgtataagaAAAGGGTTGGGCCGTGTCTGGCCTTATTAGGTTGGACTCGGCTCAAC is drawn from Lycium barbarum isolate Lr01 chromosome 8, ASM1917538v2, whole genome shotgun sequence and contains these coding sequences:
- the LOC132607648 gene encoding uncharacterized protein LOC132607648, with protein sequence MELAGKKRMLQLHGLDEFRLQAYENAKLYKEKTKRWHDRHIQQRSFEPGQLVLLFNLRLKLFPGKLRSNWSGPFEVVSVTKYGAVELHKPETKETFLVNGQRVKHYCAEDVDRHNTSVDLSNE